Sequence from the Paenibacillus riograndensis SBR5 genome:
GTGTTACCCCTTCACTGCCGACAAAGCCACACCGCGCATAATAAATTTCTGGAACAGCAGGAACACCAGAATCGGCGGCAGAGAAACCAGAAAGAGAATGGCAAATTTGATATTGGTGTTGAGCGCCTTAACGGCGATTACATATTTATAGATCGCTGTGGCGAGAGTGTATTTATCCTCACTGTGCATAACAAGGGACGGCCAGAACCAGTCATTCCAGGCAGTTGAGAAAATAAAGATCGCCAGTGTGGCAAAAATGGGAATGGACAGCGGCACAGCTATCGAGAAAAAACTGCGCGGCTCCGAGGCCCCGTCAATCCGTGCGGCTTCAAAAATCTCCGGATGGATTCCGTCAAAAAAGTTCTTCAAAAGCAGGAAGTAAAACGTATTCGCTCCCGCCGGCAGCCAGAATGCCGCATACTGGTTCAGCAGTCCAAGCTCCTTCAGATTGACGAAGTTCGGAATCATATAACTGGTCGCCGGGATAAACAAAGTCATCAGGAAGAAAAAATAAAACACCTTGCGGTAAGGCACGTTCATCCGGGAAATGCTGAAGGAAGCAAGGCCAAGTACAATAAGAGTCACAGCCATATTCCCCACGAAAATATAGAGTGTGTTTCTGAGGAACACCAGCAGATCGATATAGTTCAGCGCATCCTTCAAATTGCCGAAATGCCACTCCTGCGGAAAAAAATGCGGCGGAAAGGAATTGACCTCCGTGTTGGATTTGAGACCGTTGAACATCGTCATCAGGATCGGATAGAGCATGGTAAAGACCATGACCAGGATGAAAAACACCATAATCCCGTAAACGATTTTGTTGCTTGTTTTTTTCAGATCATGTTCGGAAAGAATGCCTCTGTCTGCGCTCTTCATGTTAGTTGTCCTCCTTGTTCAGCTTGAACTGCACAATGCCCAAACCGCCGAGAACAATGAACATCAGCATGCCAAGCGCCGTCGCCGTTCCGTAATCCAGCCGGGTAAAAGCATACTTTACAATCAGCAGCGCGTAGGTCAGCGTGGTATTATTCGGGCCTCCATCCAGCAAAGCAAGCTGTGACTGGTAACCCTGGGAGGTGGCAATAATCTGCAGAATCAGCATCAGGACAATCAGATTGCGCAAAGAGGGCAGTGTGATATGGCGGATACGGGCCCACACCCCGGCACCGTCAATTTCAGCAGCTTCGTACCAATCGCGGGGAATACTGAGCACAGCCGCCAGATAAATGAGCATCCCCGAGCCAAACTGCTGCCAGGTTTCCATAAAAACTAACGAGATCATCGACCACCTGCTGTCCGTCAGAAAAGAGATTTGATCCGCCCCCATTGTCCCGAGCAGCGCATTGATGGGTCCGACCGGATCGTACAGCCATCTCCACAAGCCATACAGCACGACAGCCGGCAGTACAAACGGCAGATAAGCCGCCACACGGACAAAGCCGCCGAATTTCCGCAGCTCGGAAATGGCGATGGCAAAGGCAATCGGCACCCAGAAGCCGATCACCAGGCAGAGCACCATGTAATACAGGGTATTTTTTACAGCAATCAATACATCCGGGTCCGTAAGCGCTCTGGCATAATTATCGAGGCCGGCAAAGGTATTGCCCTTTACGAAGTCCACGGTATAGAAGCTGTACATAAACCCTTTAAAAATTGGAACCCACATAAACAATACAAAAATAATAATGGCGGGTAAGAGAAACATATATCCCCAAAAGTTTTTTTTCCAGCGGTTCTGTTTGTGCGGTTTGCGCTCAAGCTTCGCCGGCATTGTCTCGTGGATTGAAGCGGTTTGGTTCATCTGGCTCCCTCATTCCTTTTGTCTTTCAGCACTTGCACCAAGCGCTGCCTGCATTAATTGTAGAAAAGGAGCCGAAGCCTGAACATGTCTATATCTACCGCAATCGTAAGCGTTCTTACTTCTTCAGTTCGCTGGGGCTGATGCCGTAATATTTTTTGAAAATCTTGCTGAAATGCTCCGGGGACTCATAGCCCACCCGCTCCGCAATCTCGTAACGGCGCAGGTCAGTATGCAGAAGCATCTCGCGGCTGTCCTCCATCCGCAGCTTGATGACATATTCCCACAGGTTGTGGCCTGTATTTTTTTTGAACAGATAGCTCAGGTAGTTGGGGCTGACGTGATTTTTTTTGGCCACCTCATGGATCGTCAAGCCCTTCTGGGCATAGTTCTCGTCGATATACTCCTTGGCCTTCTGCACAATCAGGTTGCTGTGCGTATGCAGCTCCTCGGCTGAAGGATCGGCGGCATAGCTGCTCCAGTTGAAATCACCGTAGTAGAAC
This genomic interval carries:
- a CDS encoding carbohydrate ABC transporter permease → MPAKLERKPHKQNRWKKNFWGYMFLLPAIIIFVLFMWVPIFKGFMYSFYTVDFVKGNTFAGLDNYARALTDPDVLIAVKNTLYYMVLCLVIGFWVPIAFAIAISELRKFGGFVRVAAYLPFVLPAVVLYGLWRWLYDPVGPINALLGTMGADQISFLTDSRWSMISLVFMETWQQFGSGMLIYLAAVLSIPRDWYEAAEIDGAGVWARIRHITLPSLRNLIVLMLILQIIATSQGYQSQLALLDGGPNNTTLTYALLIVKYAFTRLDYGTATALGMLMFIVLGGLGIVQFKLNKEDN
- a CDS encoding carbohydrate ABC transporter permease; the encoded protein is MKSADRGILSEHDLKKTSNKIVYGIMVFFILVMVFTMLYPILMTMFNGLKSNTEVNSFPPHFFPQEWHFGNLKDALNYIDLLVFLRNTLYIFVGNMAVTLIVLGLASFSISRMNVPYRKVFYFFFLMTLFIPATSYMIPNFVNLKELGLLNQYAAFWLPAGANTFYFLLLKNFFDGIHPEIFEAARIDGASEPRSFFSIAVPLSIPIFATLAIFIFSTAWNDWFWPSLVMHSEDKYTLATAIYKYVIAVKALNTNIKFAILFLVSLPPILVFLLFQKFIMRGVALSAVKG